The Eremothecium cymbalariae DBVPG#7215 chromosome 8, complete sequence genome has a window encoding:
- the NDT80 gene encoding transcription factor NDT80 (similar to Ashbya gossypii AGR347W), whose product MEGRPSISTENNEKSQEIQTFQNEDGTVSSYFDKRKVRIAPRSTLQFKIGPSFTPKVEYNAVKDVRTGKKVEFEIKPRIDRGFDFIENEWIGYKRNYFTVVSAFDTPNMTLEQFLQGSYEVRPENSHSRLKVRYFAVKLVAKCIEDQSQINLVQHTAKRDKGPQFAPPIHPLVPAPLPNHQMIREASNVRNESKMKKFDHDFFLHRDRILQDFDDGCIIYTYPNDTIKKVARYERIQFASSITVKKPTQQSKHFVLQLVLGCCIDGNHMNRDSNSEYYNLDTYDQDADTTFIPILMKQTPALIIRGRSPSNYPQQIKTLSTKEETIIAETSSSNIIVEPKFCKRGRKKKEYAEEEDDDDDDDEPIISERCNNKREKKSDRNSKPIENPEAHLTYIEGVKRKIVPLVLQSSLTARDLELLPKTSMLSALHNSLEADTTPSFHLSPLNDYDVELLSIQYDPFNLENHHPYDQQPLTEGILLGPLESRKRKLSNKSSISLLSETKLKISKKNSTMVATTTAASNSSASSVSFSTFHSFAPISREYQHHSATVTNNFLIKHISPSQQAQGNNDIPRSTPHVNNPMDISFCLNIEESPTSRQRPYSSKRGIVTAGGNSKPSELLNSSDLLDEPSFFRH is encoded by the coding sequence ATGGAAGGTAGACCAAGTATATCCACTGAAAACAATGAGAAAAGCCAAGAGATACAGACGTTCCAAAATGAGGATGGGACTGTGAGTAGTTACTTTGATAAGAGAAAGGTGAGGATTGCACCTCGGTCTACGTTACAGTTTAAAATCGGGCCATCTTTTACACCGAAAGTTGAATATAATGCAGTGAAGGATGTGCGGACGGGGAAGAAGGTTGAGTTTGAGATAAAGCCGAGGATAGATCGTGGGTTTGATTTCATTGAGAATGAGTGGATTGGGTACAAGAGGAATTATTTTACTGTTGTTAGTGCTTTTGATACGCCGAATATGACGCTAGAGCAGTTTCTTCAGGGCAGTTATGAAGTACGGCCTGAAAATAGTCATAGTCGGTTGAAGGTGCGGTATTTTGCGGTTAAGCTTGTGGCCAAGTGTATTGAGGATCAGTCACAGATTAATTTGGTGCAGCATACTGCGAAGCGGGATAAAGGGCCGCAGTTTGCGCCACCGATTCATCCGTTGGTGCCAGCTCCGTTGCCTAATCACCAGATGATTAGGGAGGCGTCGAATGTGCGGAACGAatcgaagatgaagaagtttgaCCATGATTTTTTCCTTCACCGGGATCGCATTCTGcaagattttgatgatgggTGTATTATCTATACGTATCCGAATGATACGATTAAGAAGGTTGCGAGGTATGAAAGGATTCAGTTTGCATCTTCGATTACTGTTAAAAAGCCCACACAGCAAAGCAAGCATTTTGTTTTGCAGTTGGTTTTGGGTTGTTGTATTGATGGGAACCATATGAATAGGGACAGCAACAGCGAATATTACAATTTGGATACATATGATCAAGACGCAGATACCACATTCATTCCCATCCTGATGAAACAAACTCCTGCGTTGATCATAAGAGGTCGCTCACCTTCGAACTACCCGCAGCAGATCAAAACATTATCGACGAAGGAGGAGACGATTATTGCGGAAACGAGCAGCAGTAATATTATCGTAGAGCCAAAATTCTGCAAGAGAGgtagaaagaaaaaggaatatgcagaagaagaagacgacgacgacgacgacgacgaaCCCATTATAAGCGAGCGgtgcaacaacaaaaggGAGAAAAAATCTGACAGGAATAGCAAGCCAATAGAAAACCCAGAGGCCCACCTGACCTACATCGAGGGTGTCAAGAGAAAGATCGTGCCACTAGTCCTGCAGAGTTCCTTGACAGCTAGAGACTTGGAACTATTACCCAAGACCTCCATGTTGTCTGCTCTTCATAACAGCCTAGAAGCGGATACAACACCATCGTTCCATCTATCACCTCTGAACGATTACGACGTAGAACTCCTGTCAATCCAGTACGATCCTTTCAATCTAGAAAACCACCATCCATACGACCAACAACCATTAACGGAAGGCATTCTTTTGGGCCCCCTAGAGAGCAGAAAACGAAAGTTGTCAAACAAATCCAGTATTTCCCTTCTTTCAGAAACGAAGCTGAAAATctcaaaaaagaattctaCCATGGTAGCAACTACCACGGCAGCTTCAAACTCCAGTGCCAGCAGCGTCAGTTTTTCCACCTTCCACAGTTTCGCACCCATATCGCGGGAATACCAACACCATAGCGCCACGGTCACAAACAACTTCCTCATTAAACACATATCTCCTTCTCAACAGGCCCAGGGAAACAATGATATTCCAAGATCAACCCCGCATGTTAACAACCCAATGGATATCTCCTTCTGTTTAAATATCGAAGAGTCCCCAACATCCAGGCAAAGGCCGTACTCTAGCAAGAGAGGAATTGTAACTGCAGGAGGTAACAGCAAGCCGTCAGAGCTATTGAATTCTAGTGATTTGCTTGATGAACCAAGCTTCTTTCGCCATTAG
- the KRE33 gene encoding ribosome biosynthesis protein KRE33 (similar to Ashbya gossypii AGR346C) → MAKKAIDSRIPGLIRNGVQSKQRSFFIIVGDRARNQLPNLHYLMMSADLKMNKSVLWAYKKKLQGFTSHRKKRETKIKKEIKRGTREANEQDPFETFISNQKIRYCYYKETESILGNTYGMCILQDFEALTPNLLARTIETVEGGGLIVILLKSMTSLKQLYTMTMDVHARYRTEAHDSVVARFNERFILSLGSNENCLVIDDELNVLPISGGKNVKPLPPPEDEELTPKQQELKDLKESLEDVQPAGSLVALSKTVNQAQAILTFIDAISEKTLNSTVALTAGRGRGKSAALGIAIAAAVSHGYSNIFVTSPSPENLKTLFEFIFKAFDALGYQEHIEYDIIQSINPAFNKAIVRVDIKRAHRQTIQYIVPNDAHVLGQAELVVIDEAAAIPLPVVKKLLGPYLVFMASTINGYEGTGRSLSLKLIQQLRQESTANLSNNSDTMIVSRNSKRQDAKLTGRTLREVVLDEPIRYAPGDPIEKWLNKLLCLDVALVKNPRFAARGTPHPSQCNLFIVNRDTLFSYHPVSENFLEKMMALYVASHYKNSPNDLQLMSDAPAHQLFVLLPPIDPKDGGRIPDPLVVVQVALEGEISKESVRNSLSRGQRAGGDLIPWLVSQQFQDEEFAGLSGARVVRIATNPDYSSMGYGSRALQLLRDYFEQKFTDLSEETQPRDYSIKRVKDSDLSRSNLLRDDIKLRDAKSLPPLLLKLSEQPPHYLHYLGVSYGLTNSLHKFWKNNNFVPVYLRQTANELTGEHSCVMLSVLEGRESKWLVEFAQDFQKRFLSLLSYEFKSFTAVQALNIIESANKVEDLADPQDSARLQKKKLTKEQLDDIFSPYDLKRLDSYSNNLLDYHVIVDMLPKLAMLYFSGRFDLNNMSFSGVQRTILLAIGLQHKSITDITKELNLPSNQTIAMFSKIMRKFSTYFREVLRTSIGETMPVPIDETAVQMDSVDMPEFDAAAALDQINEENEEAGTEALKAMKEKQKELINSLNLDKYAIEDTAEGWNPSNSELEKAVKTSGTVSVKSTKKRPQEKAENIYKEEINALKKSKKSGKK, encoded by the coding sequence ATGGCGAAGAAGGCTATCGACTCACGTATACCGGGTTTGATTCGCAATGGGGTGCAGAGCAAGCAGAGGtcatttttcattattgtTGGTGATAGGGCCCGCAACCAGCTGCCCAATTTGCATTATCTGATGATGAGTGCGGACCTGAAGATGAACAAGTCTGTTCTGTGGGCGTataagaagaagttgcaaGGGTTTACTTCTCATAGGAAGAAGCGGGAGACGAAGATCAAAAAGGAGATCAAGAGGGGCACAAGAGAGGCTAATGAACAAGATCCGTTTGAGACGTTTATTTCCAACCAGAAGATCAGATACTGCTACTATAAGGAGACCGAGAGTATCCTCGGTAACACGTATGGTATGTGTATCTTGCAGGACTTTGAGGCGTTGACACCTAACTTGCTTGCCAGGACGATTGAGACGGTTGAAGGTGGGGGGCTTATTgtgattttgttgaagtcGATGACATCTCTGAAACAGTTGTATACTATGACGATGGATGTGCATGCACGTTATAGAACGGAGGCTCATGATTCTGTGGTGGCTAGGTTTAATGAGAGGTTCATCTTGTCTTTGGGGTCCAATGAGAACTGTTTGGTGATTGACGATGAGTTGAACGTTTTGCCAATTTCTGGAGGTAAAAATGTGAAGCCGCTGCCCCCACCGGAAGATGAGGAGTTGACGCCCAAGCAGCAGGAATTGAAGGATCTTAAGGAATCTTTAGAAGATGTTCAGCCTGCAGGCTCTTTAGTGGCATTGTCTAAAACCGTTAATCAGGCGCAGGCTATCCTGACGTTCATTGATGCTATTTCTGAGAAAACTCTAAATTCTACTGTCGCTCTAACTGCAGGAAGAGGTAGAGGTAAGTCGGCAGCTCTGGGTATTGCGATAGCTGCCGCTGTCTCACATGgttattcaaatatttttgttacATCCCCATCTCcagaaaatttgaagactctttttgaatttattttcaaaGCGTTTGATGCTTTGGGTTATCAGGAACATATCGAGTACGATATTATTCAATCTATAAACCCTGCTTTTAATAAAGCAATTGTCAGAGTTGACATTAAACGTGCGCATAGACAGACAATCCAGTATATTGTTCCCAATGATGCTCACGTTTTAGGACAGGCCGAACTTGTGGTAATTGATGAGGCAGCAGCAATTCCTTTACCTGTCGtaaagaagttgttggGACCATACTTAGTATTCATGGCTTCGACTATTAATGGTTACGAAGGTACGGGTAGGTCTTTGTCTTTGAAACTGATCCAACAATTGCGTCAGGAATCTACTGCCAATCTTTCTAATAATTCTGACACCATGATTGTATCACGTAATAGCAAGAGACAAGATGCAAAACTAACCGGACGCACTTTGCGCGAAGTTGTTCTAGATGAACCCATTAGATACGCTCCAGGTGATCCTATAGAGAAGTGGCTAAACAAGCTTTTGTGTTTGGATGTTGCTTTAGTCAAGAACCCAAGATTTGCTGCTAGAGGTACTCCACATCCATCTCAGTGTAACTTATTCATAGTAAACAGAGATACATTGTTTTCATATCATCCTGTTTCTGAAAATTTCTTGGAGAAAATGATGGCATTGTACGTTGCTTCTCATTATAAAAATTCTCCAAACGATTTACAATTAATGAGTGACGCACCCGCCCACCAGTTGTTTGTTTTGCTGCCACCAATTGATCCTAAAGATGGTGGCAGGATCCCCGACCCATTGGTTGTGGTTCAAGTTGCATTAGAAGGTGAAATATCTAAAGAATCGGTCAGAAATTCCCTTTCTAGAGGTCAGAGAGCAGGTGGTGATCTAATTCCGTGGTTAGTATCTCAACAATTCcaagatgaagaatttgcTGGTTTGAGTGGTGCTCGTGTCGTCAGGATTGCAACCAACCCTGATTATTCCTCTATGGGATATGGTTCTCGTGCACTGCAGTTATTGAGAGATTactttgaacaaaaattcaCTGATTTATCTGAAGAAACTCAACCACGCGACTACAGTATCAAGAGGGTAAAGGATAGTGACCTGAGCAGGTCCAACTTGCTAAGAGATGACATCAAATTAAGAGATGCTAAATCCTTACCGCCATTGTTACTAAAACTATCAGAACAGCCTCCCCACTACTTGCATTATTTGGGTGTTTCTTATGGGTTAACAAATTCTTTACAtaagttttggaaaaacaacaactttgtTCCGGTTTACCTGCGTCAAACGGCAAATGAACTAACGGGGGAACATTCGTGCGTTATGTTAAGTGTGCTAGAAGGGCGTGAATCTAAGTGGTTAGTTGAGTTTGCCCAGGATTTCCAAAAACGATTCCTGTCCCTTTTATCGTATGAATTCAAGAGCTTCACAGCTGTTCAAGCCTTGAACATTATTGAAAGTGCCAACAAGGTTGAAGATCTAGCCGATCCTCAAGATAGTGCTAGGctccaaaagaaaaagctTACAAAGGAGCAACTAGACGATATTTTCTCTCCTTACGATCTTAAAAGATTGGACAGTTACTCGAACAACTTATTGGATTATCATGTTATTGTTGATATGCTGCCAAAACTTGCTATGCTTTATTTTAGCGGTAGATTTGACCTCAACAATATGAGCTTCTCAGGTGTTCAACGCACAATCTTACTAGCCATTGGTTTACAACATAAGAGCATCACAGACATCACTAAAGAGTTAAACCTGCCCTCCAACCAAACCATTGCCATGTTTTCTAAGATTATGAGGAAGTTTTCCACTTACTTCCGTGAGGTATTGAGAACTTCTATTGGAGAAACCATGCCTGTCCCAATTGATGAAACAGCTGTCCAAATGGACAGCGTCGATATGCCAGAGTTTGacgctgctgctgcattggatcaaataaatgaagaaaacgaaGAAGCTGGAACGGAGGCATTAAAAGCtatgaaagaaaaacaaaaagagtTGATTAATTCATTGAACCTAGATAAATACGCAATTGAGGATACTGCCGAGGGATGGAATCCATCGAACTCAGAATTAGAAAAAGCTGTGAAGACTAGTGGTACTGTCAGCGTCAAATCTACAAAAAAGAGACCCCAAGAAAAGGCAGAAAATATTTACAAAGAGGAGATTAAtgcattaaaaaaatcTAAGAAGTCTGGTAAGAAATAG
- the TOM22 gene encoding Tom22p (similar to Ashbya gossypii AGR345C) yields MVELTEITEESQILQKEQKFKQNGGGVGSEKSDSLFDDEDYSSDDDDDFDENETFFQRFLALKDIIAPQQWQRVNKVYDATVSMCKVVFSKSGNVLWAVTTSALLLGVPLSLSILAEQQLIEMEKSFDLQKDANDILATGDSPNPAPQGI; encoded by the coding sequence ATGGTTGAACTAACTGAGATTACGGAAGAATCGcaaattttgcaaaaagaacagaaaTTCAAACAAAATGGTGGTGGGGTTGGTTCTGAGAAATCTGATTCACTTTTTGACGATGAGGATTACTCcagtgatgatgatgatgattttgacGAAAATGAGACATTTTTCCAGAGGTTTCTGGCTCTAAAGGATATTATTGCTCCTCAGCAATGGCAAAGAGTTAATAAGGTCTATGATGCCACTGTATCCATGTGTAAAGTTGTTTTTTCTAAGAGTGGTAACGTTTTGTGGGCTGTGACTACATCTGCCTTACTGCTAGGTGTTCCATTGTCGTTATCTATTTTAGCGGAGCAGCAATTAATTGAAATGGAGAAGAGTTTTGATTTGCAAAAGGATGCCAATGATATTTTGGCTACCGGCGATTCTCCTAACCCTGCTCCTCAAGGCATTTGA
- the CPT1 gene encoding diacylglycerol cholinephosphotransferase (similar to Ashbya gossypii AGR344W 1-intron) — MGVFIPHSKLKNLKDYSYQSEDRSLISKYVLKPFWAKFVNIFPLWMAPNAVTLTGFGFIIVNVLTALYFNPNLDTESPRWTYFSYAIGLFLYQTFDACDGAHARRTSQSGPLGELFDHSIDSLNTTLSILVFCAVVNCGYTFLTLLIQFALLCNFYLSTWEEYHTHKLFLSEFSGPVEGILLIVLSFILTGIYGPQKIWHTRITELNFVGYSYEVESQHVVYGLCGLGLIFNILSARRNVVKYYHQKYGASASTTKQVVDATWQLVPFFAFFASLFITGVLEPSFISLPTVLSSGLTVAFTVGRIIVAHLTIQQYPMNNIPMYIPTVSFMLKFLFVNLLGYQLDQCLFALSWLGFGLSLGIHAMFIMEVIYEFTNYLDIYVLSIKHPKIA; from the exons atgggTGTTTTCATTCCTCATTCtaagttaaaaaatttgaaggaCTATAG CTATCAAAGTGAAGATCGTTCATTGATATCTAAATATGTGTTGAAGCCATTTTGGGCAAAGTTTGTCAACATATTTCCGTTATGGATGGCACCGAATGCAGTTACGTTAACAGGGTTCGGATTTATAATTGTTAACGTTCTAACGGCTTTGTATTTCAATCCAAATTTAGATACGGAGTCGCCTCGTTGGACGTACTTCTCATATGCGATAggtttgtttctttatcaaacaTTTGATGCGTGTGATGGTGCCCATGCACGTCGAACCTCACAGTCTGGCCCCTTGGGTGAATTATTCGATCATTCCATTGATTCCTTGAATACGACTTTATCCATATTAGTTTTCTGTGCTGTGGTAAACTGTGGGTACACGTTTTTGACCCTTTTGATTCAATTTGCGTTGTTGTGTAACTTCTATTTGAGTACCTGGGAAGAGTATCACACGCATAAACTATTTTTGAGTGAATTCAGTGGGCCAGTCGAGGGTATTCTTCTAATAGTGTTAAGTTTCATTCTTACCGGTATTTATGGTCCACAGAAGATATGGCATACTAGGATAACGGAGCTGAACTTTGTTGGTTACTCCTATGAGGTCGAATCACAGCATGTGGTTTATGGATTATGTGGGTTGGGTCtgattttcaacattttaTCCGCCAGAAGGAATGTTGTGAAATATTATCACCAAAAATATGGTGCTTCTGCATCAACTACCAAGCAAGTTGTGGATGCAACATGGCAATTGGTACCGTTCTTCGCTTTCTTCGCCTCGTTATTTATTACCGGAGTTTTGGAACCGTCCTTCATCTCTTTGCCAACCGTTTTATCATCCGGCTTAACTGTTGCCTTCACTGTGGGTAGAATTATAGTGGCACATTTGACTATCCAGCAGTACCCAATGAACAACATTCCGATGTATATCCCTACAGTCTCATTTATGCTCAAGTTTTTATTCGTGAATCTGCTAGGCTATCAACTGGATCAATGCCTATTTGCATTGAGCTGGTTGGGTTTCGGTTTAAGTCTTGGTATCCATGCAATGTTTATTATGGAGGTTATTTACGAATTCACCAATTACttggatatatatgtgttGTCCATTAAACATCCAAAGATAGCCTGA
- the CIA2 gene encoding iron-sulfur cluster assembly protein CIA2 (similar to Ashbya gossypii AGR343W), translating to MTEFINENPNVLDETQLPQRLEDPEDWLDSSINKTTLEKKKQLLKISSNDPQLISDIEILDKLLARTKVSEERLPDLAYDEETQDPGSEEYCSFKEDEDLIDPQEIYDLISHISDPEHPLTLGQLAVVNLPDIEVHNSDTAGEIAEVVVRITPTITHCSLATLIGLGIRVRLERSLTPRFRITILLKEGSHQSENQVNKQLNDKERVAAACENEQLIEVVSKMLSTCK from the coding sequence ATGACCGAGtttattaatgaaaatcCAAACGTTTTAGATGAAACCCAGTTACCTCAGAGACTCGAAGACCCAGAAGATTGGTTAGACTCGTCAATAAATAAAACCACACTcgagaagaagaaacaactATTGAAAATCAGTTCTAACGATCCCCAACTAATATCAGATATCGAAATACTGGATAAACTACTGGCTAGAACAAAGGTATCAGAGGAAAGATTGCCCGATTTAGCGTACGATGAGGAAACTCAAGATCCAGGTTCGGAAGAATACTGCTCATTCAAAGAGGATGAGGATCTCATTGATCCCCAGGAGATTTACGATTTAATATCCCATATAAGCGACCCAGAACATCCATTAACCCTAGGCCAGCTAGCTGTTGTTAACCTGCCCGACATAGAGGTGCATAATTCGGACACTGCAGGCGAGATCGCCGAAGTCGTTGTAAGGATTACTCCAACCATTACCCATTGTTCACTGGCCACTCTGATTGGTCTGGGAATTAGAGTAAGATTGGAAAGAAGTTTAACACCGAGGTTTAGAATCACGATTTTACTGAAGGAAGGGTCCCATCAGAGTGAGAATCAAGTGAATAAACAGTTAAATGATAAAGAACGAGTTGCAGCGGCCTGCGAGAATGAGCAGCTGATAGAGGTGGTTTCCAAAATGCTCAGTACATGCAAATAG
- the NRK1 gene encoding ribosylnicotinamide kinase (similar to Ashbya gossypii AGR342C), with the protein MTSKPALLVGISGCSSSGKTTLSKLASYAVPGSILIHQDDFYKHDNEIPINEEYMLQNWDCADALHFEAFTRELQNIKSLGRMSVKPVKNDNHDGVLKFNIDDGFWESINSQYGTRIKALSYMVVFVEGFMLYHDECLASLFDIKLLLRAPYATLKARRAARPGYRTLDSYWIDPPYYFDEFVYKSYAESHRSLFADGDVEGKLLSSDITEILNDETTDIRNVLVSVLESVLNVESELTSNTLTG; encoded by the coding sequence ATGACTAGTAAACCAGCACTTTTAGTTGGAATAAGTGGGTGTTCGTCTTCTGGTAAGACTACGCTTTCAAAATTGGCTAGTTATGCTGTACCTGGATCCATATTAATCCATCAAGACGATTTCTATAAACATGACAACGAAATTCCTATAAATGAGGAATATATGCTTCAAAATTGGGACTGTGCTGATGCATTACATTTTGAAGCTTTTACTAGAGAACTGCAGAATATTAAATCATTGGGTCGTATGTCAGTAAAGCCAGTTAAAAACGACAACCATGATGGTGTATTGAAGTTCAATATAGATGATGGGTTTTGGGAGTCTATTAACAGCCAATATGGGACACGGATAAAAGCCCTAAGCTATATGGTCGTGTTTGTGGAGGGTTTTATGCTTTATCATGATGAATGCTTAGCTTCGCTATTTGATATCAAGCTCCTTCTCAGGGCTCCGTATGCTACGCTTAAAGCACGTAGAGCGGCGAGACCAGGTTACCGCACGCTGGATTCGTATTGGATCGATCCTCCTTATTACTTTGATGAATTCGTATACAAGTCATATGCAGAATCACATAGAAGTTTGTTTGCAGATGGTGATGTCGAAGGCAAGTTGCTGTCCTCAGACATAACGGAGATTTTGAATGATGAAACTACAGATATTAGGAACGTTTTAGTTTCAGTTCTAGAGTCGGTTCTAAATGTTGAATCAGAACTAACCTCAAACACTCTAACCGGCTAG
- the TEP1 gene encoding putative phosphatidylinositol-3,4,5-trisphosphate 3-phosphatase (similar to Ashbya gossypii AGR341C), translated as MSLPKLTPENIIKSIYSSPVNRHKNNLGLVLDLTYITDKLIVCSYPVMKYPRMFYRNSLKDLVIYLNVHHGPSNWKIFNLKVEICDSDYTDEDISSMMGISSPKSPTAKTSLKRNSSSLQSLTQLTRQSHCLGIEVPERSTLSSPVGNKTLLKDIISRRGWVDHFPPPFILLEELIDEIHEFLAFDNSRVAVVHCKMGKGRSGTVAIAYLMKYKQIPMIESCQLFLSARFKPGVSRGVTIYSQLRYLRYHETFICYDTLYRPQIMSELRHCKFKILSMEFFNPLGSVTRDIIGSACMLGVKIQKYAPGNDSLIDLYSIECDEEKNVIKFIDGKYILYPNIGVETSDMRLCFGLRSKTTEFINSVTKLTSSAYCWLNLYWETISCSRSLSPTNFMIEELDAEIKASVCKPTFTIKWEDLDGTKGSMNKGLKLFDSLTLTWSLETDS; from the coding sequence ATGTCATTACCTAAATTGACACCAGAGAACATTATCAAGTCGATTTATTCAAGCCCAGTGAATCGTCATAAGAATAATTTGGGGCTTGTATTAGATTTGACATATATAACAGACAAATTGATCGTCTGTTCATATCCAGTCATGAAATATCCCCGCATGTTTTATAGGAATAGTTTGAAGGATTTGGTAATTTACTTGAATGTCCATCATGGCCCAAgcaattggaaaatattcaatttaAAGGTTGAAATTTGTGATTCAGATTACactgatgaagatatttcgTCGATGATGGGGATCTCCTCCCCCAAATCACCTACAGCCAAGACTTCATTGAAGAGAAATTCATCCAGTTTACAATCCTTGACTCAGTTGACTCGGCAAAGCCATTGTCTTGGAATAGAAGTGCCTGAGAGAAGTACCTTGAGTTCTCCAGTTGGTAACAAAACTTTGCTTAAGGATATTATTTCACGTAGGGGCTGGGTAGACCATTTCCCTCCTCCTTTCATTCTTTTGGAGGAACTAATTGACGAAATTCATGAATTCTTAGCTTTTGATAATTCCAGAGTCGCGGTGGTTCATTGTAAGATGGGTAAAGGAAGATCTGGTACTGTTGCAATAGCCTActtgatgaaatataaGCAAATACCAATGATTGAGTCGTGCCAATTGTTCCTGAGCGCCCGATTCAAGCCAGGTGTCAGTCGCGGCGTCACAATCTATTCACAATTGAGGTACTTGAGATACCATGAAACTTTCATATGCTATGACACTCTTTACAGACCTCAAATAATGAGCGAATTAAGACACTGTaagtttaaaattttaTCTATGGAATTCTTCAATCCTCTTGGAAGTGTCACTAGGGATATTATCGGATCCGCTTGCATGCTTGGTGTCAAAATTCAAAAGTATGCTCCAGGGAATGATTCCTTAATTGATCTCTACTCCATTGAGTGCgatgaagaaaagaatgTAATTAAGTTCATCGATGGAAAGTACATACTATATCCAAACATAGGTGTTGAAACTTCTGATATGAGGTTATGTTTTGGCTTGCGATCTAAAACAACGGAGTTTATCAACAGCGTAACCAAGTTGACCTCTTCAGCATATTGCTGGTTAAACTTGTATTGGGAAACTATATCTTGTAGCAGAAGCCTTTCACCAACTAATTTCATGATTGAAGAGCTAGACGCAGAGATTAAAGCATCCGTATGCAAGCCCACATTTACCATCAAATGGGAAGACCTTGACGGCACCAAGGGTAGTATGAACAAGGGATTGAAATTGTTTGATTCTCTAACACTAACCTGGAGTCTTGAAACTGACAGCTGA
- the LSM12 gene encoding Lsm12p (similar to Ashbya gossypii AGR340W), producing the protein MSFSLEQIVGFKVKVTNVLDTVTQGKIYSYDSGNNTLTLVSSKRNQTPTFKIIKTSFIKSLEVVGERPASPGFKRDPIKPSHVHINRVTENLKVKIAECKKKELLIGKGASHEGQVVFESIHKTIPDTRWHGKSIIVLDELEVVPPYTLADVKCMNNPEVNSKELVVKIVEGAWKKLELQKKGG; encoded by the coding sequence ATGAGTTTCAGTTTGGAACAAATAGTTGGATTCAAAGTTAAGGTTACCAATGTGTTAGATACAGTAACACAGGGcaagatatattcatatGATTCCGGGAATAATACATTGACGCTTGTGAGTTCTAAGAGAAACCAGACTCCtacttttaaaattatcaagACATCATTTATTAAGAGTTTGGAAGTTGTTGGGGAACGACCTGCCAGTCCTGGGTTTAAAAGAGATCCGATCAAGCCTAGCCATGTTCATATCAATAGAGTGACAGAGAACCTAAAGGTTAAGATAGCAGAGTgcaagaaaaaagaacttCTTATAGGTAAGGGAGCTTCGCATGAGGGCCAAGTGGTATTTGAAAGCATACATAAGACCATCCCTGACACTAGGTGGCATGGAAAGTCCATTATTGTTCTAGACGAATTAGAAGTTGTGCCACCGTATACTTTAGCAGATGTTAAATGCATGAATAATCCGGAGGTCAATTCCAAGGAATTAGTTGTAAAGATTGTGGAGGGGGCGTGGAAGAAGCTAGAACTACAAAAGAAGGGTGGTTGA